The Syngnathus scovelli strain Florida chromosome 13, RoL_Ssco_1.2, whole genome shotgun sequence genome has a window encoding:
- the LOC125980083 gene encoding protein starmaker-like isoform X2 has protein sequence MKKIVNDEPHLCLFAIKNIEMGTEINYNYGDSKWPWREKVTGSQAPVDGALPEPARTWQDSGPDDNIKQDASQQVTGSQAPVDGALPEPARTWQDSDPDDNIKQDASQQVTGSQAPVDGALPEPARTWQDSDPDDNIKQDASQQVTGSQAPVDGALPEPARTWQDSDPDDNIKQDASQQVTGSQAPVDGALPEPARTWQDSDPDDNIKQDASQQVTGSQAPVDGALPEPARTWQDSDPDDNIKQDASQQVTGSQAPVDGALPEPARTWQDSDPDDNIKQDASQQVTGSQAPVDGALPEPARTWQDSDPDDNIKQDASQQVTGSQAPVDGALPESARTWQDSDPDDNIKQDASQQVTGSQAPVDGALPEPARTWQDSDPDDNIKQDASQRSYQLSKEFLKVDYSDSDDTDNDSQKDCSVPLQINLLKTRVY, from the exons atgaaaaaaatagtaaatgacgagccccatttgtgcctttttgccatcaaaaacatagaaatgggaactgaaatcaattacaactatggtgattctaaatggccatggcgtgaaaaa gtgacaggctctcaggctcctgttgacggtgcgctgcctgaaccagccagaacttggcaggactctggccctgatgataacatcaaacaagatgccagccaacag gtgacaggctctcaggctcctgttgacggtgctctgcctgaaccagccagaacttggcaggactctgaccctgatgataacatcaaacaagatgccagccaacag gtgacaggctctcaggctcctgttgacggtgcgctgcctgaaccagccagaacttggcaggactctgaccctgatgataacatcaaacaagatgccagccaacag gtgacaggctctcaggctcctgttgacggtgcgctgcctgaaccagccagaacttggcaggactctgaccctgatgataacatcaaacaagatgccagccaacag gtgacaggctctcaggctcctgttgacggtgcgctgcctgaaccagccagaacttggcaggactctgaccctgatgataacatcaaacaagatgccagccaacag gtgacaggctctcaggctcctgttgacggtgctctgcctgaaccagccagaacttggcaggactctgaccctgatgataacatcaaacaagatgccagccaacag gtgacaggctctcaggctcctgttgacggtgcgctgcctgaaccagccagaacttggcaggactctgaccctgatgataacatcaaacaagatgccagccaacag gtgacaggctctcaggctcctgttgacggtgcgctgcctgaaccagccagaacttggcaggactctgaccctgatgataacatcaaacaagatgccagccaacag gtgacaggctctcaggctcctgttgatggtgcgctgcctgaatcagccagaacttggcaggactctgaccctgatgataacatcaaacaagatgccagccaacag gtgacaggctctcaggctcctgttgatggtgcgctgcctgaaccagccagaacttggcaggactctgaccctgatgataacatcaaacaagatgccagccaacgg agctatcaattatcaaaggagtttctcaaagtggactactcagacagtgatgatactgacaatgattcccaaaaggactgctctgtacctctgcaaatcaatctgctcaaaacaagagtatattaa
- the LOC125980083 gene encoding uncharacterized protein isoform X1, with amino-acid sequence MKKIVNDEPHLCLFAIKNIEMGTEINYNYGDSKWPWREKVTGSQAPVDGALPEPARTWQDSGPDDNIKQDASQQVTGSQAPVDGALPEPARTWQDSDPDDNIKQDASQQVTGSQAPVDGALPEPARTWQDSDPDDNIKQDASQQVTGSQAPVDGALPEPARTWQDSDPDDNIKQDASQQVTGSQAPVDGALPEPARTWQDSDPDDNIKQDASQQVTGSQAPVDGALPEPARTWQDSDPDDNIKQDASQQVTGSQAPVDGALPEPARTWQDSDPDDNIKQDASQQVTGSQAPVDGALPEPARTWQDSDPDDNIKQDASQQVTGSQAPVDGALPESARTWQDSDPDDNIKQDASQQVTGSQAPVDGALPEPARTWQDSDPDDNIKQDASQRVTFSATLLAINYQRSFSKWTTQTVMILTMIPKRTALYLCKSICSKQEYIKFDQAFLYRWADPRSDRSDLLYLRISWPK; translated from the exons atgaaaaaaatagtaaatgacgagccccatttgtgcctttttgccatcaaaaacatagaaatgggaactgaaatcaattacaactatggtgattctaaatggccatggcgtgaaaaa gtgacaggctctcaggctcctgttgacggtgcgctgcctgaaccagccagaacttggcaggactctggccctgatgataacatcaaacaagatgccagccaacag gtgacaggctctcaggctcctgttgacggtgctctgcctgaaccagccagaacttggcaggactctgaccctgatgataacatcaaacaagatgccagccaacag gtgacaggctctcaggctcctgttgacggtgcgctgcctgaaccagccagaacttggcaggactctgaccctgatgataacatcaaacaagatgccagccaacag gtgacaggctctcaggctcctgttgacggtgcgctgcctgaaccagccagaacttggcaggactctgaccctgatgataacatcaaacaagatgccagccaacag gtgacaggctctcaggctcctgttgacggtgcgctgcctgaaccagccagaacttggcaggactctgaccctgatgataacatcaaacaagatgccagccaacag gtgacaggctctcaggctcctgttgacggtgctctgcctgaaccagccagaacttggcaggactctgaccctgatgataacatcaaacaagatgccagccaacag gtgacaggctctcaggctcctgttgacggtgcgctgcctgaaccagccagaacttggcaggactctgaccctgatgataacatcaaacaagatgccagccaacag gtgacaggctctcaggctcctgttgacggtgcgctgcctgaaccagccagaacttggcaggactctgaccctgatgataacatcaaacaagatgccagccaacag gtgacaggctctcaggctcctgttgatggtgcgctgcctgaatcagccagaacttggcaggactctgaccctgatgataacatcaaacaagatgccagccaacag gtgacaggctctcaggctcctgttgatggtgcgctgcctgaaccagccagaacttggcaggactctgaccctgatgataacatcaaacaagatgccagccaacgggtaacattcagtgcgactttgtt agctatcaattatcaaaggagtttctcaaagtggactactcagacagtgatgatactgacaatgattcccaaaaggactgctctgtacctctgcaaatcaatctgctcaaaacaagagtatattaaatttgaccaagcattcttatacag atgggctgatcccagaagtgatagaagtgacctcttgtacctccgcatctcgtggcccaagtaa